CGCACCTCGGCGATCCTCACCGCGTTCGGCGTCGCGGTCGCGACCGGGCTGGTGCTGCTGCTCGCGACACTGCCCTACGCCACCCAGGCCCGCGAACAGCGCTCGCTGTGGCAGCGGAGCGGGCACTACAACAGCGGCGAGCAGAACTCGATGCTGATCAACACCACGAAGGACTACTTCGACGGTGCGCTGATCACCCGGGTCGATATCGCGGTGAACGGTCCGGCCGGCGCGCTGCGGTTGCCGGCGGGCATCCCGCAGCTGCCCGGTCCCGGCGAGGCGGTCGTTTCGCCCGCGCTGGGCAAGCTGCTCGCCAGCACGCCCGCGGAGAAGCTTGGGAACCGGTTCGGCAAGCCGGTCGCCTCGTTCGGGGACGACGCGCTGCGCTTCCCGGAACAGCTGGTGGTGCTCGTCGGGCACTCCGCGCAGGAGATGCGCCCGTCCGGCGATGCCTACTCGGGCATCCACGGCATCCCGGTGTCCTCCTTCCCGACTGGCGAGGGGCGCCCGGACAAGCTGCTGACCGTGCTGTCCTGGGTCGGCATCATCGTGCTGCTGGTGCCCAGCCTGGTGCTGGTCGCGTCGTCGGCACGGCTCACTGCCGCCCGCCGGGAACAGCGGCTCGCCGCGATCCGGCTGGCTGGTGCGACGCCGGGTCAGGTGACCGCGATGGTGGCCTCCGAAACCGGGGTGTCGGCGGTCGCCGGTGCGCTGCTCGGCCTGCTGGTGAGTCCCTTGCTGCGCGCGCTGGCCTCGTTCGTGCCGTGGGACGGCGGGACCTGGATGGCGTCCGACTTCAGCCTGCCGGTCCCGTTGACCGTGCTTTCGGTGCTCGCGGTTCCGTTGCTGGTGGTGCTGGCCGGGGTGCTCGGCCTGCGCCGCGTGGTGAGCACGCCGCTCTTCGCGACCGGCGGGCACACCGTGAAGCCGTTGCACTGGTGGCGGCTGCTGGCGCTGCCAGCTGCCGGACTGTTCTTCCTGTACAGCGTTTTCGGTGCCCGCGGCAGTGGCGGCAACCTCGCGCTTCTCGGGCTGGCGTTGGTGGTCGGCTCGGCGATGGTGGTCGGGCCGTGGGTGACCTCCGCGGTCGGCGGCACGTTTGTGCGGATGTGGCGGCGGCCGTCGTCGCTGCTGGCCGGACGGCGGCTGCGCAACGACCCGCAGGGCGCCTACCGGGCGACCGCGGGGATCGTGCTCGCGGTGTTCACCGGGTCGATGGCGCTGACGCTGCTGCCGTCGTTCGACGCACTCGCCGGCGGTGGCCGGGCTTACGTGGACTCGGCGCTGTACCTGGACGTTTCGGCGAAAGAAGCGCCCGCGGCCGCTCAGCAGACCAACGCCGCGCTGGCCAAGGCCGGCGTCACGGAGCGGGTGGTG
This sequence is a window from Amycolatopsis benzoatilytica AK 16/65. Protein-coding genes within it:
- a CDS encoding FtsX-like permease family protein, whose product is MNPFQFAMRVLRGDRRTRTSAILTAFGVAVATGLVLLLATLPYATQAREQRSLWQRSGHYNSGEQNSMLINTTKDYFDGALITRVDIAVNGPAGALRLPAGIPQLPGPGEAVVSPALGKLLASTPAEKLGNRFGKPVASFGDDALRFPEQLVVLVGHSAQEMRPSGDAYSGIHGIPVSSFPTGEGRPDKLLTVLSWVGIIVLLVPSLVLVASSARLTAARREQRLAAIRLAGATPGQVTAMVASETGVSAVAGALLGLLVSPLLRALASFVPWDGGTWMASDFSLPVPLTVLSVLAVPLLVVLAGVLGLRRVVSTPLFATGGHTVKPLHWWRLLALPAAGLFFLYSVFGARGSGGNLALLGLALVVGSAMVVGPWVTSAVGGTFVRMWRRPSSLLAGRRLRNDPQGAYRATAGIVLAVFTGSMALTLLPSFDALAGGGRAYVDSALYLDVSAKEAPAAAQQTNAALAKAGVTERVVPVASVYLGQGSQGSGAMSRGYVMTCADAAKLTRIGITERDCKPGVSLYSPYQLDATRLNVENFGSSDGKTVPLGNVTTGTYHPDRDNHSEYVLDPSALPAGVTPTYVTLVVPTVEADREIVRTALAPHAIGSEIGSRDQYLYGQQVQLNDLRRVTVIGLIAAGILAGCSAAVATAGSVMDRRRTFGALMAAGTPVRVLSRALRMEAALPALVVTIGAGVMGVLVGLGLFMATVKAGAVVFSPWIAAPIVLGIGVALLGASVCTPALKRVQAEPLADE